Proteins from one Bradyrhizobium roseum genomic window:
- a CDS encoding tail fiber domain-containing protein, whose amino-acid sequence MDTPSPPPAPDPVATAKAQGDMNANTAITSQLLNQTDQVTPYGTLKYDQTGSSTFTGADGKTYTVPKFQATQTLSPTEQALFDLANKTKTNLGQIGVDQSAKIGSLLGTNVNLDTAAEDKINKLASARLDPRFARDEDALRTRLTNQGIQPGSQAWNAEMTNFQQGRNDAYNQLALTGRSQGVSEALAERNQPINEISALLSGSQVSQPNFAATPQTNVAGVDYTGLVNNNYNAANQQYNAQVGQQNAMMGGMFGLAGTLGSAGMKYGPGLMAMSDRRLKSDIVRIGTTPHGLPFYEYSIFGRREQGVMADEVEAVMPEAVAVHPSGFRMVDYRMLGLR is encoded by the coding sequence ATGGACACGCCTTCGCCGCCGCCAGCGCCGGATCCGGTCGCCACCGCCAAAGCCCAGGGCGACATGAACGCCAACACTGCGATCACCTCGCAGCTGTTGAACCAGACCGACCAGGTCACGCCCTACGGCACGCTCAAATACGATCAGACCGGCTCGTCGACCTTCACCGGCGCCGACGGCAAGACCTATACCGTGCCGAAGTTCCAGGCGACGCAGACGCTGTCGCCGACCGAGCAGGCGCTGTTCGACCTCGCCAACAAGACCAAGACCAACCTCGGGCAGATCGGCGTCGACCAGTCGGCGAAAATCGGCTCGCTGCTCGGCACCAACGTCAATCTCGACACCGCGGCCGAGGACAAGATCAACAAGCTGGCTTCGGCGCGGCTCGATCCGCGCTTTGCCCGCGACGAGGACGCGCTGCGGACCCGCCTGACCAACCAGGGCATCCAGCCGGGCTCGCAGGCCTGGAACGCCGAGATGACCAATTTCCAGCAGGGCCGCAACGATGCCTATAACCAGCTGGCGCTGACCGGCCGCTCGCAGGGCGTCTCGGAGGCGCTCGCCGAGCGCAACCAGCCGATTAACGAGATCAGTGCGCTGTTGAGCGGCTCGCAGGTCTCGCAGCCGAACTTCGCCGCCACGCCGCAGACCAACGTCGCCGGCGTCGACTACACCGGGCTGGTCAACAACAACTACAATGCGGCCAACCAGCAGTACAACGCTCAGGTCGGCCAGCAGAACGCCATGATGGGTGGCATGTTCGGCCTGGCCGGCACGCTCGGCTCGGCTGGCATGAAATACGGCCCTGGCCTGATGGCGATGTCCGACCGTCGCCTCAAGTCCGACATCGTCCGGATCGGCACCACGCCGCATGGCCTGCCGTTCTACGAATATTCGATCTTCGGCCGGCGCGAGCAGGGCGTCATGGCCGACGAGGTCGAGGCGGTCATGCCTGAAGCGGTCGCCGTGCACCCGAGCGGTTTCAGGATGGTCGATTACCGCATGTTGGGGCTGCGCTGA
- a CDS encoding GNAT family N-acetyltransferase — MTDVILIDDSVARFVGERCNTIIYPPFTAMGIARDDEIIGGVVFNCFTQNDIAVTVAGHGFTRRFIRAVGAYVFQQLGCLRMSITTEQDSVVDYAKRLGAQTEGRKRNHFGRGRHGIVLGILKEDWKI, encoded by the coding sequence GTGACCGATGTCATTCTGATCGACGACAGCGTGGCGCGGTTTGTCGGCGAGCGCTGCAACACGATCATCTACCCGCCGTTCACGGCGATGGGTATCGCGCGCGATGACGAGATCATCGGCGGCGTGGTGTTCAACTGCTTCACCCAGAACGACATCGCGGTGACGGTCGCCGGCCACGGCTTTACCCGCCGCTTCATCCGCGCCGTCGGCGCTTACGTGTTCCAGCAGCTTGGCTGTCTGCGGATGTCGATCACGACCGAGCAGGATAGCGTCGTCGATTATGCAAAGCGGCTTGGCGCTCAGACCGAAGGCAGGAAACGCAACCACTTCGGCCGGGGCCGACACGGTATCGTGCTCGGCATCCTGAAAGAGGATTGGAAGATCTGA
- a CDS encoding SEC-C metal-binding domain-containing protein, whose product MTLGLGILTREFTCLVSDRRTSANGFQANDEFDKMCLLMTREARVAISFSGLATAGRYNSKIRLLDHIRSCALPDFLLTPPHLFSRLTERLNADFLKDPQIRGISRRLRRFSLLMIGFRRRYEVDRPTFGFISNFQNLETGEDAAEAWDEFRPFFADFPEDLASWGFAIGDTTALDGDQFIELREQAPRLTALAVRARLVRLVQKASKRSRIIGGQVSSITFPNSWATPATCDYHVLAPQRSIYYPAEIVATPPNVRGNNAMTYSTAVDNGPFLAVPLVGRNKLCPCKSGLRYKECHHRANSAFFTWDIDYQDPSYGMAGKLVFNVPELLQSNSKRHQAMTVRLDKRARAKLRSKAAGNEPTKDD is encoded by the coding sequence ATGACACTGGGCCTGGGGATCTTAACACGCGAGTTTACGTGCCTTGTTTCCGATCGGCGAACCAGCGCCAACGGATTCCAAGCAAACGACGAATTTGACAAAATGTGCCTCTTGATGACCCGCGAAGCGCGAGTGGCGATCAGTTTTTCCGGGCTGGCGACGGCCGGCCGATACAACTCAAAAATCAGGCTTCTTGACCATATCAGATCATGCGCCTTGCCGGATTTTCTCCTTACCCCCCCTCACCTTTTCTCCCGTTTAACGGAGCGATTGAACGCCGACTTTCTCAAAGACCCGCAAATTCGGGGAATTTCGCGCCGCCTGCGCCGGTTCAGCCTGCTGATGATCGGCTTCCGCCGGCGGTATGAAGTCGACCGTCCAACGTTCGGGTTTATCTCGAATTTTCAAAATCTGGAAACGGGCGAAGATGCGGCTGAAGCATGGGACGAATTTCGGCCATTCTTCGCAGATTTCCCGGAGGACCTTGCTTCTTGGGGATTTGCGATCGGAGACACGACAGCACTTGATGGGGATCAGTTCATCGAACTGAGAGAGCAGGCCCCCAGGCTGACAGCACTCGCCGTCCGTGCGAGACTTGTACGGCTCGTTCAAAAGGCCTCCAAGCGCAGCAGGATTATAGGAGGCCAAGTCAGCAGCATCACCTTCCCGAACAGTTGGGCGACCCCCGCAACGTGCGATTACCACGTTCTGGCGCCGCAGCGTTCGATCTACTATCCAGCCGAGATTGTTGCCACCCCACCGAACGTTCGGGGAAATAATGCCATGACATACAGCACGGCCGTAGACAACGGACCGTTTCTGGCGGTGCCGTTGGTCGGACGCAATAAGCTGTGCCCTTGCAAATCAGGACTGCGGTACAAGGAATGTCATCATCGAGCGAACAGCGCATTTTTTACTTGGGACATAGACTACCAAGACCCGAGCTATGGAATGGCAGGCAAGCTGGTGTTCAATGTTCCGGAGCTTCTTCAGTCAAACTCAAAACGACATCAGGCCATGACCGTCCGACTCGACAAGCGCGCTCGCGCCAAATTGCGATCGAAGGCGGCTGGGAACGAGCCAACGAAAGATGACTGA
- a CDS encoding FkbM family methyltransferase, which translates to MLKALKAFVPPATRQAVGRAMRNAKRSPRPSFGTDFITEVRSRLHLSPRVIFDVGAHIGMTALEFSDAFPEAKIYAFEPSTENFHRMRANLVGTSNVQFVQLGIADSNSSASLSMDPAHPSMASVAHTAPGGTTEAIDLVTLDDYCRQNAIARIDIMKIDTEGYEMQALRGATRLLTAGAIGVIKAEVALDPDSNYHTSLFEFSDYLHRFGYRLFGFYDQSEDTLSSGPRLRRFDAAFVLKNSR; encoded by the coding sequence ATGCTGAAAGCTTTAAAGGCATTCGTACCCCCAGCGACCCGTCAAGCGGTTGGCCGAGCGATGCGAAACGCAAAGCGCTCGCCGCGCCCTTCATTCGGCACCGACTTCATCACTGAAGTCCGGTCTCGCCTACACCTATCTCCCCGCGTCATCTTCGACGTCGGAGCGCACATCGGCATGACCGCGCTGGAATTCTCCGACGCGTTCCCCGAGGCGAAGATCTATGCGTTCGAGCCTAGCACCGAAAACTTTCACCGGATGAGGGCTAACCTGGTCGGAACCTCCAACGTCCAATTCGTCCAGCTAGGGATAGCCGACAGCAACTCGTCCGCGTCACTGTCGATGGATCCCGCCCACCCATCGATGGCCAGCGTGGCGCATACCGCGCCCGGCGGTACGACCGAGGCCATCGATCTCGTGACGCTGGACGACTATTGCCGCCAAAACGCCATCGCAAGAATCGACATCATGAAGATCGATACCGAGGGCTACGAGATGCAGGCCCTTCGCGGAGCGACCAGGCTGCTTACGGCAGGCGCCATTGGCGTGATCAAGGCCGAGGTCGCACTTGATCCGGACAGCAACTATCACACGTCCCTGTTTGAATTTTCGGACTACCTGCACCGCTTCGGCTATCGACTGTTCGGTTTCTATGATCAGTCAGAGGATACGCTTTCCTCAGGGCCGCGCTTGCGGCGCTTTGATGCCGCGTTCGTACTGAAGAATTCGCGCTGA
- a CDS encoding Gp49 family protein — protein MDSLQASDAAAAAVAVAPRVTLANIEGAIEHTFYFTGHQAAVLTQPVGRHVPRQLEVLTVCLMVLKNGFTIVGKSAPASPENFNADLGRKFAYDDGVRQLWPLMGFALRDRLADGAQ, from the coding sequence ATGGACAGCCTGCAGGCTTCTGACGCCGCGGCCGCGGCTGTTGCCGTCGCGCCGCGCGTCACCCTCGCCAACATCGAAGGTGCGATCGAGCACACGTTCTACTTCACCGGCCATCAGGCTGCAGTGCTGACGCAGCCGGTCGGCCGGCACGTTCCGCGCCAGCTCGAGGTGCTGACGGTCTGCCTGATGGTGCTGAAAAACGGCTTCACCATCGTCGGAAAGAGCGCGCCGGCGTCGCCGGAAAACTTCAACGCCGACCTCGGCCGCAAATTTGCGTACGACGACGGCGTCCGCCAGCTCTGGCCGCTGATGGGCTTCGCGCTGCGCGATCGCCTCGCCGACGGTGCGCAGTGA
- a CDS encoding phage major capsid protein has product MPLTAVEKNQEILSLALEDRSAGYQDLVSNSNAALAVLKRKGLWETYSGPRIRQTLLYNKTGSAVWYNGFDFLNPRPAELFNDAEFTPKMLAVAVVMSNEEILNNQGTAQLKNVMKSHIKAAEMELEDVTDASIHSNGSGFGGKELGGLQLAIPTITNTGTYGGIDRASNAIWRTSSFDAHTFAPDIGTQVTATTVRPMFNRIMTQRSRNKRGADLLLCSRQHYEAYDAATVAIQRINDETQLGKLGFQTLKYFGGGRTAEIVQDGGIGSNMPDNATYGLDTDSLRMRYHPERNFSKIGSSMMPINQDAVVQYIGLMGELTMENPLFNWKLYDSNPAA; this is encoded by the coding sequence ATGCCCCTTACCGCAGTCGAGAAGAACCAGGAGATCCTGTCTCTCGCGCTCGAGGATCGCTCCGCGGGCTACCAGGACCTGGTCTCAAACTCCAACGCCGCCCTGGCGGTGCTGAAGCGCAAAGGCCTGTGGGAGACCTATTCCGGTCCCCGCATCCGTCAGACGCTGCTCTACAACAAGACCGGCTCCGCGGTCTGGTACAACGGGTTCGACTTCCTCAACCCGCGCCCGGCCGAGCTGTTCAACGACGCCGAATTCACCCCGAAGATGCTCGCGGTGGCCGTCGTGATGTCGAACGAGGAAATCCTCAACAACCAGGGCACCGCGCAGCTCAAGAACGTCATGAAGTCGCATATCAAGGCGGCCGAAATGGAGCTCGAGGACGTCACCGACGCCTCGATTCACTCCAACGGTTCGGGCTTCGGTGGCAAGGAACTCGGCGGTTTGCAGCTCGCGATTCCGACGATCACCAATACCGGCACCTATGGCGGTATCGATCGCGCGTCGAATGCGATCTGGCGGACGTCATCGTTCGATGCGCATACCTTCGCGCCCGACATCGGCACGCAGGTTACCGCGACCACGGTGCGCCCGATGTTCAACCGCATCATGACGCAGCGCTCCCGCAACAAGCGCGGCGCCGATCTGCTGTTGTGCTCGCGCCAGCATTATGAGGCGTACGACGCGGCCACGGTGGCGATCCAGCGCATCAACGACGAGACCCAGCTCGGCAAGCTCGGCTTCCAGACGCTGAAGTACTTTGGCGGCGGACGCACGGCCGAGATCGTCCAGGACGGCGGCATCGGCTCCAACATGCCGGACAACGCGACCTACGGTCTCGACACCGACAGCTTGCGCATGCGCTACCATCCCGAGCGCAACTTCTCGAAGATCGGCTCTTCCATGATGCCGATCAACCAGGACGCGGTCGTGCAGTACATCGGGCTCATGGGCGAACTGACCATGGAAAACCCGCTGTTCAACTGGAAGCTCTACGACAGCAACCCGGCGGCCTGA